In one window of Aquimarina spinulae DNA:
- a CDS encoding DUF547 domain-containing protein, with translation MKSLKTKFFILTFLLFSTNYSQEKVDHSAWDNILILNVTQNGLVDYDGVTSDVINFYQYFRSLQNISPKDNWRREEKLAYWINVYNAISMKMIIDEYPIETINQIENPWKKKVFKSEGVRYSLDNIEHDILRKFGDPRIHFLLNCGSMSSPRLWDRAYTSNNINSALEERTREFINDPQRNQITTSTVKISELFKWYEDDFTSYNIDVIDFINQYATVKISKTTKIDYVTYDWNLNIKDKKTPITSNN, from the coding sequence ATGAAATCTCTTAAAACAAAGTTTTTTATTTTAACCTTCCTCCTATTTAGCACTAATTATTCCCAAGAAAAAGTAGATCATAGTGCTTGGGATAATATCCTAATTCTTAATGTAACACAAAATGGTTTAGTTGATTATGATGGTGTAACATCAGATGTAATTAATTTTTATCAATATTTTAGATCTCTTCAAAATATCTCTCCAAAAGATAATTGGAGAAGAGAGGAAAAGCTGGCATATTGGATTAATGTTTATAACGCCATTTCGATGAAAATGATAATTGATGAATATCCAATAGAAACCATAAATCAAATCGAAAACCCCTGGAAGAAAAAAGTTTTTAAATCCGAAGGAGTTCGTTATAGTTTAGATAATATTGAGCATGATATCTTACGAAAATTTGGCGACCCTCGAATTCATTTTTTACTTAATTGTGGATCCATGTCATCTCCTCGGTTATGGGATAGAGCTTATACAAGTAATAACATCAATAGTGCTTTAGAAGAAAGAACCAGAGAGTTTATTAACGATCCTCAAAGAAATCAAATTACTACAAGTACTGTCAAAATTTCAGAATTATTTAAATGGTATGAAGACGACTTTACAAGCTACAATATTGATGTAATTGATTTTATTAATCAATATGCTACAGTCAAAATATCCAAAACAACGAAAATAGACTATGTTACATATGATTGGAACCTGAATATAAAAGATAAAAAAACTCCAATCACCAGTAATAATTAG